Proteins encoded within one genomic window of Gallus gallus isolate bGalGal1 chromosome 1, bGalGal1.mat.broiler.GRCg7b, whole genome shotgun sequence:
- the SPATA13 gene encoding spermatogenesis-associated protein 13 isoform X7, with translation MVARGGMARFWSLESLHMGTTAADGGTESSALVDDNGSEEDYSYEELCQATPRYLQPGGEQLAINELISDGSIVYAEALWDHVTMDDQELGFKAGDVIRVLEASNKDWWWGRNEDKEAWFPASFVRLRVNQEELPENCNSIQDEEQDADISKHRQKIAENKDQMRTNVIQEIMNTERVYIKHLKDICEGYIRQCRKHTGMFTTAQLSTIFGNIEDIYKFQRKFLKDLEKQYNKEEPHLSEIGSCFLQHQEGFAIYSEYCNNHPSACIELSKLMKQGKYRHFFEACRLLQQMIDIAIDGFLLTPVQKICKYPLQLAELLKYTTQEHSDYNNIKAAYEAMKNVACLINERKRRLESIDKIARWQVSIVDWEGPDVLARSSELIHSGELTKISKQGKSQQRTFFLFDHQLVFCKKDLLRRDILYYKDRIDMDEMELVDTEDGRDKDFNINVKNAFKIINRATEEVHLFCAKKQEDKKRWMEACESERRRVREDKEMGMEISENQKKQAMQNARKSRHGKMKGVSYNGCPVPPLHQSLHPIHQRHITVPTSIPQQQVFALAEPKRKPSLFWHTFNKLTPFKK, from the exons ctgctgcagatggCGGGACTGAATCTTCGGCATTGGTGGATGACAATGGCAGCGAGGAAGATTACAGCTATGAGGAGCTCTGCCAAGCCACACCAAGGTACCTGCAGCCTGGAGGGGAACAGCTCGCCATTAATGAG CTGATAAGCGATGGCAGCATTGTCTATGCAGAAGCTCTCTGGGACCATGTCACTATGGATGATCAAGAGCTGGGCTTCAAAGCTGGAGATGTCATTAGAGTCTTGGAAGCTTCCAACAAAGACTGGTGGTGGGGAAGAAATGAGGACAAAGAAGCCTGGTTTCCAGCTAGCTTTGTCAGG CTGCGAGTTAATCAGGAAGAACTGCCAGAAAATTGCAATAGTATCCAGGATGAAGAACAAGATGCAGATATTAGCAAGCATCGTCAGAAGATAGCTGAGAACAAGGATCAGATGAGAACCAACGTTATACAGGAAATCATGAACACAGAACGAGTCTATATCAAGCATCTCAAGGACATCTGTGAG GGTTACATTCGGCAGTGTCGCAAACATACAGGAATGTTCACCACGGCCCAGCTAAGCACCATTTTTGGAAATATTGAGGATATTTACAAATTCCAAAGAAAGTTTCTGAAGGATCTTGAGAAACAGTACAACAAAGAGGAACCTCATCTGAGTGAGATAGGGTCATGCTTTCTCCAACAT caAGAAGGCTTTGCTATTTATTCAGAGTATTGTAACAATCATCCCAGTGCCTGCATTGAACTTTCCAAACTAATGAAACAGGGCAAATACCGTCACTTCTTTGAGGCCTGTCGCTTGCTTCAGCAGATGATTGACATTGCCATTGATGGTTTTCTTCTCACACCTGTTCAGAAAATCTGCAAATACCCTCTGCAGCTTGCAGAACTGCTCAAATACACCacgcaggagcacag TGATTATAACAACATAAAAGCTGCTTATGAGGCTATGAAGAATGTGGCATGCCTAATCAATGAGCGAAAACGAAGATTGGAAAGCATAGACAAGATTGCGCGTTGGCAAGTGTCTATAGTAGATTGGGAG GGACCAGATGTGTTAGCCAGAAGCTCGGAACTGATCCACTCAGGAGAACTGACCAAAATATCAAAGCAAGGCAAAAGCCAGCAGAGgactttcttcctctttgacCATCAACTTGTGTTCTGTAAGAAGGACCTACTGAGAAGGGACATCTTGTATTATAAGGATCGTATCGACATGGATGAGATGGAACTTGTGGACACTGAGGATGGCAGAGACAAAGACTTTAACATTAATGTCAAGAATGCTTTTAAGATAATAAACAGAGCAACAGAAGAGGTTCATTTGTTCTGTGCAAAAAAGCAAGAGGATAAGAAGAGATGGATGGAGGCGTGTGAAAGTGAAAGGAGAAGAGTTCGAGAAGATAAGGAAATGG GAATGGAAATCTCAGAAAACCAGAAGAAGCAAGCCATGCAGAACGCCCGTAAATCAAGGCATGGGAAAATGAAAG GTGTGAGCTATAATGGGTGTCCTGTGCCTCCTCTACACCAGAGCTTGCATCCCATCCATCAGCGCCACATCACCGTGCCCAccagcatcccacagcagcaggtctTTGCCCTGGCAGAACCCAAGCGGAAGCCATCCCTCTTCTGGCATACCTTCAACAAACTCACCCCGTTCAAAAAGTGA